The DNA window attgagaatgcccgacggctattcttcaaatttagcaagGTGTGCTGACGCCAACACTGGGAGgttgcatggtatgaaaagtcatgattgccatgtttttatggaacaattgctaccaattgcatttggttctctacctaaacatgtgcttaatccactgaCTGAAATTAATCAATTTTTCAGAGATATTTGTGCTTCAGCTTTAAAAGTAGACGACGTCATTAAGTTGGATCGAAATATTCCAGTCATTCTATgcaagttggaacaagtatttccgcctggtttttttgactccatggaacatttacctgtgcatctcgcctatgaagcttatcttggaggacctgttcaatataggtggatgtatccgtttgaaaggttcatgggtgattcaaaacgatcagtgaaaaataaggctagagttgaaggatcgatatgtgcacattacttgcatcgagaaacatcacatttttgcagtcactatTTCAAGCATTTGATGTTAACTCCAAGAATCATTCGAAATCCTGTCAATGTTAGTGAAAGGAGTCAATTCACTTTATCGGTCTTCGGGCTTCCAGGCCGTCCATCTGGAAAAAAgggtgtgcattggttgacccaacaagaaatgcaatctgcccatgttcatgtcttgatcaactgcgttgaagttaaaccatttcttgagtaagtatacatacccctaacttttaattttctttacaatcATAAAACTCATTACTCTGAAACTTATAATGTGTTTCTTTTTAGGGAATTCAACAACACCTATTTTCATACTAccggtgtacaatcaacatcTGGTGTCATCCATGCTCAATTCCCAGCatggtttaaggagagaatgtatagcattgttgcaccgactcccgaaatactccatttgagaaacttgtctcaaggccctattcaaagcgcaaatgaatggcacacatacttcgtgaatggatataaatttcacactcATACATGGATTGAAGGGAAAAAGACCATAAACAGTGGTGTTTTTgtgaaaggagttacagatggtggtgaagatgacttctaTGGTTTTGTCAAACATATCTATGAGTTGGTGTACACTTACTTGGActcggaaaataaagttgtcttgttttattgtgaatggtatgatccaactagaggcacaaaaatagataggacatatggtactgttgagattcaaatggaccggaggtacaaagagtatgaccctttcataatgtcacatattgttaggcaagtttactatgttccttatccttcatttgtgccacgtaaacgagggtggtgtgttgtcataaaaacaaaaccaatgggtcatattgaatctgacgatctagtggaagaagatcttgctttccaagttgatgaagtggaacaaattaatgatgtggttgcagatgaacaaactacaagtttgtctgatacaatggTTGAGGGGCATCTAGTTGATTCGTCTATATTGGATGAAGAGCATGAAGATATTGCATCTGAGGAAAATATCACATCAAATGATGAGAATGATGTGGATGACGAGCACGAAGATTTAGAATAATGAATATGTGTTgttgaaaatgtatttttataatttcacttaatgaactatgtattgaatgtgttaatgacAACCAGTTGTtgagattatatttttataattttacttagtGAACCATTtgctgaatatatttatattaattgtgtaatctctataaataggtaaaatgccacccCGACTTGATAAAGGTAAGGGTGTAGCTGATGATAGTGGTAAGAAGAAGCACCAACGCCCACGATTAGTAGTATGTCAGTCACCTCAGTTGGCCACGTGTCCTCCCCCGCAGAGTCAAGTTAATCGTATGTCCATGGCCAGTACTCAGGGTTTTCTGCCACTACTCTCCTCTCAGTATCCATATGACAGTCCGTCTTTTATTACCCCACCACCACCTGGTtacccatccttccagcagacacagatgcccccatccttccagcagacacagatgcccccatccttccaggagacacagatgcccccatccttccagcagacacatgtgcccccatccttccagcagacacatgtgcccccatccttccGGCAGACcggaggatctagttttccacctcccacacagactggtccctcatctttccagcagactggaggatctagttttccacctcccacacagactGGTCCCACCCCACATCCCCCACATGTGCCCCCACAGGATGATGATCAGGCGGAGGATGAGACTGCGGAGGATGAGACTGCGGATGATCAATTGGATGGGAGTGATCTTCGAGGGGATGATGATCCGAGtcaaattcatatcattgacgggagattttttattaggcccgaaggaagctcgtaagtttcttatttatcaatttttatttaagtatacatttccattttttataactttataattaatgttaattcaattaatgttgtttagattcacgccgagtcggactgctgccaaagttataagttatataatTCAACAGAATTATAAAAAGCTTATAAagacttttaaagatgttaagggcGATGATAGAGATCATTGGTTTGCGAAATTTCAGGtatacttaatttattgtttaagttattgttatttaaataactttttcaCTACAATtatctaacttttattttatctacttttaatgcaggaaaaatgtgtgtgggatccaatgaaagagagacagattaaaaaaaattattatggcagaactgcaagacgactttctgacatgctacgacgtgttagaaagcgttgggaacttcatggcatccgtcctagttggataggagaagaaatctttcgggaacttcttaaatattgggagagtgatgagtttgcggccaaatctgaaaatgcaaagaagatgagagcatctgaaaagggtggttgccttaatgctgttggaagtataagcactgcTGAGCATGTTCGTCGcatggtaataattattaccacttctcaaagttataatttcaattaataattgatattattaattatagtttattttgttatttagactAAGGAATTAAATAGACCTCCACTTATGACCGAGCTGGTTGCGAGGACTCGGAAAAAGAAAACAGGAGCTTTTGTTGACAGTCGTACACAAAAAGCTATGGTAAGTtatttaagctatcggtattatttttaAGCTAtctgtattatttggttaagctatcggtattatatttggttaagttatcggtattatttggttaagttgggtattatatttggttaagttatcggtattatatttggttaagctatcggtattatttggttaagttgagtattatatttggttaagctatccgtattatatttggttaagctatcggtgtTATTTGGTTAAAGTtgagtattatatttggttaagctatccgtattatatttggttaagttatcggtattatttggttaaagttgggtattatatttggttaagctatccgtattatatttggttaagctatcggtatttctttaagcgatgaattgtgatgtatttggtggtgattgtgaagtgccgataaagtgttgatatatatgaatcaaattGGTGATCAAAGTtagaatgtatgtgttataatgtATGAGTTAAATCGGGattattattctgatttattaattaattccgacaggtagaatgtatgtgttataatgtatgaattaaatcggtattattattctgatttattaattaattctgacaggtagaatgtatgtgttataattttcatgtggcatgtgacatgttgtggcgtgaaaatcatgtggcaactaaatttgtggcgtgaaattcatgtggcaactaaattatatttaaattttttttgtatgtgtaggatgattatcaggcattgcttgTACAATTTCTGACTGTTAATCCTAAGTATACTCCAAGAccgggagagccgcttcatccagatgtagatttttatctttggagtaaagtcattggcggcaaggggcctaacgggtgtttttttggtggtggaaatttggcaggcaccttgagatctgatgatagaactctatatcaaagagttctcgACGGGGAAGGAGGTTCACGTCCTGTAACTTTAACAGATGAACAGAGAGACACTGTAAGACAATTGGCGATAAATGAGGTGAGGCGTGAGGCGGCGGAACGTGAAGCGGCACTGGAAGCCCAAATGGAGGCCCAAATGAAGGCAATGCGGAGTGAGCATCAGCGGGAAATGGAGGTCATGGCGAAAAGACAATCGGATATGGAGGCACAAATGCGTCAATTTATGCAATCCtttggtggaaaccaaaatatggggagttctgcgccgactgatcaggaaaatctaaatgaggatgagtttcccgacccggattgattgttgatttagtttagtttttattttgttgttataacttttaattttgaatttgtgtaaactattaattaaattataattacattatttagtaatattagatttataattttactttcttaattttaatattagatttatatttagtttattgaattaatttataaattttaatatatttagtttattaatttaattatttatatatatatatatttatatatatatatatatatatatatttggtttttccaaaaaaaaaaaaatattagtgacgtgatttccatgtcactaagtagtgacatgaaaatcacgtcgcaacattagaCATTAAATGCGCATTTCAGTTGACTCCTAGGcaaatttagtgacgtgattgccgtgtcactaagtagtgacatgtaaatcacgtcgcaactaaagTTGCTTTTCTGACCCAAACGCTGCTACGCCTGCTCTGACTGAAAATGCATTAATCTCTGACCCAAattttgcgacgtgattttcacttcaccaaatagtgaagtgaaaatcacgtcactaaaagttgccaccttgcctCCTGCGACGTGAATTTTCACTTCGCAAATATTGGTTTGTGATGTGATTTTTTGATTAGTGGCGTGATATTCACGTCACTACTGAGGCTTTTTTTTGTAGTGACTTTCCAAGAAACTTGGAAAAGCCGCAAATCCATTTGCCATTACCGTCCCGAACAACACCACCACAACCTGAATAATTATCCTTCCCACAAGATCCGTCGACATTAAGTTTCATAAAATCTGGTTTCGGGGGACTCCAACAAACATTTTCTATACTCCGCTGCTTGTTAACAATTTGTTGCTACATTATAGTTGCATTTTTGTATTGCTTCATCATGTCAGCAATGATACAAGCAGTATTGAGAGGTCTTGCATGATTATCAACATGAATGTCTTTATTTCGCCAAGTCCAATTTGCATGGCACCCGATGGCCCACATGTTACA is part of the Vicia villosa cultivar HV-30 ecotype Madison, WI linkage group LG2, Vvil1.0, whole genome shotgun sequence genome and encodes:
- the LOC131650882 gene encoding uncharacterized protein LOC131650882, with amino-acid sequence MLRRVRKRWELHGIRPSWIGEEIFRELLKYWESDEFAAKSENAKKMRASEKGGCLNAVGSISTAEHVRRMTKELNRPPLMTELVARTRKKKTGAFVDSRTQKAMDDYQALLVQFLTVNPKYTPRPGEPLHPDWRDIHVTTEAFFCSDFPRNLEKPQIHLPLPSRTTPPQPE
- the LOC131650881 gene encoding uncharacterized protein LOC131650881, translating into MPPPRLSPGAVWNKVCGLPKITDTGKACRIEGYGVDHNWTKRTLKVDDVIKLDRNIPVILCKLEQVFPPGFFDSMEHLPVHLAYEAYLGGPVQYRWMYPFERFMGDSKRSVKNKARVEGSICAHYLHRETSHFCSHYFKHLMLTPRIIRNPVNVSERSQFTLSVFGLPGRPSGKKGVHWLTQQEMQSAHVHVLINCVEVKPFLEEFNNTYFHTTGVQSTSGVIHAQFPAWFKERMYSIVAPTPEILHLRNLSQGPIQSANEWHTYFVNGYKFHTHTWIEGKKTINSGVFVKGVTDGGEDDFYGFVKHIYELVYTYLDSENKVVLFYCEWYDPTRGTKIDRTYGTVEIQMDRRYKEYDPFIMSHIVRQVYYVPYPSFVPRKRGWCVVIKTKPMGHIESDDLVEEDLAFQVDEVEQINDVVADEQTTSLSDTMVEGHLVDSSILDEEHEDIASEENITSNDENDVDDEHEDLE